From the Diospyros lotus cultivar Yz01 chromosome 13, ASM1463336v1, whole genome shotgun sequence genome, one window contains:
- the LOC127787955 gene encoding uncharacterized protein LOC127787955, protein MAATTLMSNLRYSDSLTVVGISVCTAVVCEAISWLLIYRTASYKSLKSSIDKASKKLETMKTTTTATADYSKRSKSKKIDRFESSLKESTRDLSLFKFKSGFVVAFVLFVVFGLLNSLFEGKPVAKLPFVPARLIQKMSHRGLSGDDPTDCSMAFLYFLCSISIRTNLQKFLGFSPPRGAAGAGLFPMPDPKTN, encoded by the coding sequence ATGGCGGCTACCACCCTAATGTCCAACTTGAGATACTCGGACAGCCTAACGGTGGTGGGGATATCGGTGTGCACGGCGGTGGTGTGCGAGGCGATATCGTGGCTTTTGATCTACCGGACGGCGTCCTACAAGTCGCTCAAGTCCTCCATCGACAAAGCCTCCAAGAAGCTCGAGACCATGAAGACCACCACAACGGCCACCGCCGACTACTCCAAACGATCCAAGTCCAAGAAGATCGACCGCTTCGAGTCCAGCCTCAAGGAGTCCACCCGCGACCTCTCCCTTTTCAAGTTCAAGTCCGGCTTCGTTGTCGCCTTCGTCCTCTTCGTCGTTTTCGGCCTCCTTAACTCTCTCTTCGAAGGCAAACCTGTCGCCAAGCTTCCTTTTGTTCCCGCCAGACTCATCCAGAAGATGAGCCATAGGGGCCTCTCAGGCGATGATCCCACGGATTGTTCCATGGCCTTTCTGTACTTTCTCTGCTCCATCAGTATTCGCACCAATTTACAGAAATTCTTGGGGTTCTCGCCCCCCAGAGGCGCTGCTGGGGCCGGCCTCTTCCCCATGCCCGATCCCAAGACCAATTGA